AAAAGAGGGAAAGTATTATATTTTTTACATAAGCAGAGGGGGATATAAAGAACTTCAGGAAATATCAGAAAAAACGGGGAGTACGTTCCGGTGTATACAGAAAAAAGGAATCCCGTATTTGTTCTGCAGATATAAAAAAAGAAAGTGTTTTGTGTTGGCACTTTTGTTTTGTACAGCTATTTTTATTGTCATGTCCTGTTTTATATGGCAGGTGCAGGTGACAGGAAGTTATGGACACTCAGAGGAAGAGCTTCTTGATTATCTTGAGAAAAAAGGAGTTCATAGTGGGACAAAGATTTCAGGGTTTTCGTGTGCACGATTAGAGGAGCAGATTCGAAAGGATTTTGAAGATATAGCATGGGTGTCTTGTGAAAGAAAGGGAACACTGTTAAGAGTCAGAGTGAAGGAAACTTTAGATAAACGTGATCAAAAGGAGGGAGAAATGCAGGAATCACCATGTAATCTTATTGCTTCAAAGAAAGGAAAGATTGCCAGTATACTTATAAGAAGCGGAAGTGCAAAGGTGAAAAAGGGCGATAAAGTAAAGCCGGGGGATGTGCTTATTTCAGGGGTTGTAGAGATAAGAGATGATGCGGGAGAAATCGCAGAGGAGACCTTAGTAAGGGCGCAGGGAGATGTTTATGCGATTTCAAAAATAAAATATGAAGATCATTTTCCATTAATTTATTATAAAAAAAATTATACTGGAAAGACAGAAAAAAGTTATCGCTTTTTGATAAATGGTTAT
This Anaerobutyricum hallii DNA region includes the following protein-coding sequences:
- a CDS encoding sporulation protein YqfD, with the protein product MLFSLFHFLSGYCRVVLSGMNQERFLNLCAAKQILLWNIKKEGKYYIFYISRGGYKELQEISEKTGSTFRCIQKKGIPYLFCRYKKRKCFVLALLFCTAIFIVMSCFIWQVQVTGSYGHSEEELLDYLEKKGVHSGTKISGFSCARLEEQIRKDFEDIAWVSCERKGTLLRVRVKETLDKRDQKEGEMQESPCNLIASKKGKIASILIRSGSAKVKKGDKVKPGDVLISGVVEIRDDAGEIAEETLVRAQGDVYAISKIKYEDHFPLIYYKKNYTGKTEKSYRFLINGYTIKMPERKTAYAEYDEQSREILLHIGPQFYLPVSLFVITKAQCQISKESYSVSQAKKEARKRLFLFLKEYERKGVVILKNNVRIDSDKNECTAKGIIKIKERVGKVQEISSTLNGEKDIKQEPVVLNR